One Sulfurimonas sp. DNA segment encodes these proteins:
- the amrB gene encoding AmmeMemoRadiSam system protein B gives MKRDMSVAGAFYPDNEFEINQYLEHFNKLCSLLDDIPSSKAIIVPHAGYIYSGYTASLSYKALKKSGVKKFVVIGPSHRIAFNGISLCTYDSYKTPLGDISSNSSMVEKLGEKFSLGCLSQAHMEHSTEVQFPFLRHYIDDVEIIELVYSSIDPSLVSDIIDFVYADDDWGVVISTDLSHFYNIKDANTLDSICVDAVKNLDIDELHSGCEACGMIGVEAMLMSAKKLNLKSKIIDYRTSADASGDESRVVGYMSACFI, from the coding sequence ATGAAAAGAGATATGAGTGTAGCCGGAGCTTTTTATCCCGATAATGAATTTGAAATAAACCAGTACTTGGAGCATTTTAATAAGCTGTGTAGTCTCTTAGATGATATACCAAGTTCAAAAGCTATAATTGTTCCCCATGCCGGGTATATATATTCAGGTTATACAGCAAGTCTTTCTTACAAAGCTTTGAAAAAAAGCGGAGTGAAGAAGTTTGTAGTTATAGGACCTTCACACAGAATCGCTTTTAACGGTATTTCCCTATGTACATACGATAGTTATAAAACACCTCTTGGGGATATATCTTCTAATTCATCTATGGTTGAAAAACTAGGAGAAAAGTTTTCACTAGGGTGTCTAAGTCAGGCTCATATGGAACACTCAACAGAGGTTCAGTTTCCTTTTTTAAGACACTACATTGATGATGTAGAGATCATTGAATTGGTTTATAGCAGTATAGATCCGAGTTTAGTATCAGACATTATAGATTTTGTATATGCAGATGATGATTGGGGAGTTGTAATAAGTACAGATTTGAGCCATTTTTACAATATAAAAGATGCAAATACTCTGGATAGTATATGTGTTGATGCAGTTAAAAATCTAGATATTGACGAGCTTCACAGCGGTTGCGAGGCTTGTGGAATGATCGGTGTTGAAGCTATGCTTATGAGTGCTAAAAAATTAAATTTAAAATCTAAAATCATAGACTACAGAACAAGTGCCGATGCAAGCGGAGACGAGTCAAGAGTTGTCGGTTATATGAGTGCGTGTTTTATATAA
- the nifV gene encoding homocitrate synthase produces MAIINDTTLRDGEQAPYVAFNTQEKVNIAKLLYEAGADELEVGIPAMGSKEQDDLREILALNLPIQIMSWNRATMKDLEASLETGIKAVDLSIPVSQTLIDVKFGGDKDRLFRNLEEVVGAAKKEGLFVCVGGEDSSRADNDFLKELMGYAQSLGADRFRYCDTIGILTPNQTYENISYLCQNNSLDIEMHTHNDFGMATANSIAGIEAGAISANTTVIGLGERAGNASFEQVLMSLKYQFKESREINAAKLHELVHSVALAANRPISASRPIVGANIFSHESGIHVNGMIKNPSSYEAFEPEGVGLQRFFPIGKHSGTSTLLYHLNESGIKPIAEKVQNILPVVREIVTNRKKVLDPQELKELYLCS; encoded by the coding sequence ATGGCTATAATTAATGACACAACTCTTCGTGATGGTGAACAAGCTCCATACGTTGCTTTTAATACGCAAGAGAAAGTAAATATAGCTAAACTTCTATATGAAGCAGGCGCAGATGAACTTGAAGTAGGAATACCTGCTATGGGTTCAAAAGAGCAAGACGATCTAAGAGAGATACTTGCACTTAACCTTCCTATTCAGATCATGAGCTGGAACCGTGCTACTATGAAAGACTTAGAAGCTTCGTTAGAGACTGGTATAAAAGCAGTTGACCTTTCTATCCCTGTTTCACAAACACTTATAGATGTAAAGTTCGGCGGTGACAAAGACAGACTTTTCAGAAACCTTGAAGAGGTTGTAGGTGCAGCTAAAAAAGAGGGTCTGTTTGTTTGTGTAGGCGGTGAAGATTCAAGCCGTGCAGATAATGACTTTTTAAAAGAGTTAATGGGATATGCACAGTCTTTAGGTGCTGACAGATTTAGATACTGTGACACTATCGGTATTTTAACTCCTAATCAAACGTATGAGAATATATCTTATCTATGCCAAAACAACAGCTTAGATATAGAGATGCATACACACAACGACTTCGGTATGGCTACTGCTAATTCTATAGCTGGTATAGAAGCTGGAGCGATCAGTGCAAACACAACCGTAATTGGTCTTGGTGAGCGTGCGGGTAATGCTTCTTTTGAACAAGTTCTTATGAGCCTTAAATATCAGTTTAAAGAATCTCGTGAAATAAATGCGGCTAAACTTCATGAACTGGTTCACAGCGTAGCATTAGCTGCAAATAGACCTATAAGTGCATCACGCCCTATTGTAGGTGCAAATATCTTTTCTCATGAATCAGGTATTCATGTAAACGGTATGATTAAAAATCCAAGCTCTTACGAAGCATTTGAGCCAGAAGGTGTAGGACTTCAGAGATTTTTCCCAATTGGAAAACACTCAGGAACTTCTACACTTTTATATCACCTAAACGAGAGCGGTATAAAACCGATAGCAGAGAAGGTACAAAACATACTTCCTGTAGTTAGAGAGATAGTTACAAACAGAAAAAAAGTTCTTGATCCTCAAGAGTTAAAAGAGTTGTATCTATGTTCATAG
- a CDS encoding CCE_0567 family metalloprotein, giving the protein MALTEEQKEIKKEFAGYKRKVTEVAGEIHDIVEDTIWTDYTRLPELSEKVAVLMKDVNEFKAQHDFLK; this is encoded by the coding sequence ATGGCATTAACAGAAGAACAAAAAGAGATTAAAAAAGAGTTTGCAGGTTATAAAAGAAAAGTTACTGAAGTAGCTGGTGAGATTCATGATATAGTTGAAGATACAATATGGACTGACTACACTAGACTACCAGAACTTAGTGAAAAAGTTGCAGTACTAATGAAAGATGTAAATGAGTTTAAAGCTCAACACGACTTTCTAAAATAG
- the nifB gene encoding nitrogenase cofactor biosynthesis protein NifB produces the protein MSCSTGGCGTHSDSGFDPNNPEAMAIKEKINAHPCYSEGAHQHYARIHVAVAPACNIQCNYCNRKYDCSNESRPGVTSGKLTAEEAVKKVLYVGGEIQQLSVVGVAGPGDALANPKKTFDTFRMLQEKAPDLKLCLSTNGLRIADYIDEIEKYNVDHVTVTINTVDPTGEIGSQIYPWVHWNHKKVWGAEGAKILLERQLEGIKMLTERGILVKANSVLIPGVNDKDLPNVAKKLKEMNVFLHNIMPLLSSPEFGTKFGLDGVPSATDQETMAVQEACGMDMKLMSHCRQCRADAVGLIGEDRGDEFGKEIFVGMSFEALEDKYNISARAQKHQAIENWRTHLEAANQRIKIEQASKEQLSSTGETKLVAVTTSGEGMINMHFGSAQEFLIYEVGDKAIKFVMHRKIESSYSGADMGEDYNPIEEIKTTLKDVDLLLTAKIGECPMNDLNEIGLVCDDTYANEPIEKSAFEAVKKHFSEEIQEVG, from the coding sequence ATGAGTTGTTCAACAGGTGGATGCGGTACGCACAGTGATTCAGGTTTTGATCCAAACAATCCGGAAGCTATGGCAATAAAAGAAAAAATCAATGCTCACCCATGTTACAGCGAAGGTGCACACCAGCACTACGCAAGAATTCACGTAGCAGTTGCTCCTGCGTGTAATATACAATGTAACTATTGTAATAGAAAATATGATTGTTCAAACGAGTCACGTCCTGGTGTGACAAGTGGTAAATTAACTGCTGAAGAAGCTGTTAAAAAAGTTTTATATGTTGGTGGTGAGATTCAACAACTTTCAGTTGTAGGTGTTGCAGGTCCAGGTGATGCGTTAGCTAACCCTAAAAAGACTTTCGACACATTTAGAATGCTTCAAGAAAAAGCACCAGATTTAAAACTATGTCTTTCTACTAACGGTCTTAGAATAGCTGACTATATAGATGAGATAGAAAAATACAATGTTGATCACGTTACTGTAACTATAAACACTGTAGATCCTACTGGTGAGATCGGTAGCCAAATCTACCCATGGGTACACTGGAACCACAAAAAAGTTTGGGGTGCTGAAGGTGCTAAAATACTTTTAGAGAGACAACTTGAAGGTATAAAAATGTTAACTGAGAGAGGAATTCTTGTAAAAGCTAACTCAGTTTTAATTCCTGGTGTTAATGATAAAGATCTTCCAAATGTTGCTAAGAAACTTAAAGAGATGAACGTGTTCTTACACAACATCATGCCTTTACTTTCTTCTCCTGAATTTGGTACTAAATTTGGACTAGACGGTGTTCCAAGTGCAACTGACCAAGAGACTATGGCAGTTCAAGAAGCTTGTGGTATGGATATGAAACTAATGAGCCACTGTCGTCAATGTCGTGCGGATGCTGTTGGTCTAATCGGTGAAGACAGAGGTGACGAGTTTGGTAAAGAGATCTTTGTTGGTATGAGCTTCGAAGCTTTAGAAGACAAATACAATATCTCTGCACGTGCTCAAAAACACCAAGCAATTGAGAACTGGCGTACACACCTTGAAGCTGCAAATCAACGTATTAAAATTGAGCAAGCTTCTAAAGAGCAGTTAAGTTCAACTGGTGAGACTAAACTTGTAGCTGTTACTACTAGCGGTGAAGGTATGATCAACATGCACTTTGGTTCAGCTCAAGAGTTCTTAATCTACGAAGTTGGTGACAAAGCTATCAAATTTGTAATGCACAGAAAAATCGAGAGTTCTTACTCTGGTGCTGATATGGGTGAAGACTATAACCCAATTGAAGAGATCAAAACTACACTTAAAGATGTTGATCTTTTACTTACTGCAAAAATCGGTGAGTGCCCAATGAACGACTTAAATGAGATCGGTCTTGTTTGTGATGATACATACGCTAACGAGCCAATCGAAAAATCAGCTTTTGAAGCAGTTAAAAAACACTTTTCAGAAGAAATACAAGAGGTAGGTTAA
- a CDS encoding DMT family transporter, with translation MQRHIDNNVYIYLVLAMFFWGVAWPSSKILTEYTDSYTLTFWKFLLSSLSLIPMLYFSNQKLVFSKKIFKYLSLSVIVLIVYNLLFFLGLEVGYAGFGGMLVTGSNPIFTFLIIAIIEKVDIPREKKIPLGIGIIGTMIMLDLYNNSVSDLMKEGNILFLLASIAWSFLTILSARSRKYAGTLVFTFYLYIASSLTSYILFVPNEKVVEIFEFDYIFWINLLFTTVVSTGIATTFYFKASTIIGANQASSFIFLVPLVAMGSSNIIYAEVPSISTLVGGALLIYTVFKLNKKVAK, from the coding sequence TTGCAAAGACATATTGACAACAATGTATATATCTATCTTGTTTTAGCGATGTTTTTTTGGGGTGTTGCATGGCCATCATCAAAAATACTGACAGAGTACACAGACAGCTATACACTTACGTTCTGGAAATTTTTATTAAGCTCGTTGTCTCTAATACCTATGTTGTATTTCTCAAATCAAAAACTTGTTTTTTCAAAAAAGATTTTTAAATATCTCTCCCTCTCTGTCATTGTTCTTATAGTCTATAATCTTTTATTTTTTCTGGGACTTGAAGTTGGATATGCAGGTTTTGGAGGAATGCTTGTTACAGGTTCTAACCCAATATTTACATTTTTGATCATTGCTATTATCGAAAAGGTAGATATACCACGTGAAAAAAAGATACCTTTGGGAATAGGAATCATAGGTACAATGATCATGCTTGATCTGTATAACAATTCTGTGAGTGATTTGATGAAAGAGGGCAATATCCTTTTTTTACTAGCATCAATTGCATGGAGTTTTCTTACAATACTTAGTGCAAGATCAAGAAAATATGCAGGGACTTTGGTATTTACTTTTTATCTCTACATTGCATCTTCGTTAACGTCATACATTCTTTTCGTACCAAACGAAAAAGTGGTTGAGATTTTTGAGTTTGATTATATTTTTTGGATCAACCTTCTGTTTACAACTGTGGTATCAACAGGAATTGCAACTACCTTTTACTTTAAAGCAAGTACGATCATAGGTGCAAATCAGGCATCGTCGTTTATATTTTTAGTACCGCTTGTTGCAATGGGAAGCTCGAACATTATATATGCGGAAGTACCGAGTATATCTACGCTCGTAGGTGGAGCGCTTTTAATATACACGGTGTTTAAGTTAAATAAAAAAGTTGCTAAATAA
- a CDS encoding 4Fe-4S dicluster domain-containing protein produces MSVYITDSCINCDACIDECPATAIVSADESPLADGEFTYVKPEKCIECVDTTVPKCADVCPTEGCIVWDMPYTAEFNDYYLQGQEDGKYKIREHKKKGLLSPEAQPRPFRESITVADREALMAVQI; encoded by the coding sequence ATGTCTGTATATATTACTGATAGCTGTATAAACTGTGACGCTTGTATTGACGAGTGTCCAGCTACGGCAATAGTTAGTGCGGACGAATCTCCACTTGCTGATGGAGAGTTCACGTATGTTAAACCTGAAAAATGTATAGAGTGTGTAGATACAACAGTTCCAAAATGTGCGGATGTGTGTCCGACAGAGGGTTGTATCGTTTGGGACATGCCTTATACTGCAGAGTTTAACGATTACTATCTTCAGGGTCAGGAAGATGGTAAGTACAAAATTCGTGAACACAAGAAAAAAGGTCTTCTATCTCCAGAAGCTCAACCAAGACCATTTAGAGAAAGCATCACTGTTGCAGACAGAGAAGCTCTAATGGCAGTACAGATATAA
- a CDS encoding leucine-rich repeat domain-containing protein — protein sequence MENKYLEDFSRWMRNKGLSAKIPSDIDKLKNLSILDLTKSKLHELPESICYLENLSVLKLSGNRLTKLPSNIGNLKNLRNLQCENNLLEELPASIGDLDSLVILNLNGNRLTQLPDEFYKLTKLTRLTIAANSIESLSDKLGNLTHLLYFSLDTNELKELPDAFDKMASLYYLDLSYNHFTYLPKSIGEIDELETLLLEGNHIKDLPSLESHDMLIKLNLNDNHLSKIDFDLSKLEDLQLLSLDNNNIEYLPESVCKLAKLNCLSISANNLKELPECIGKLENLLELDIDENEIEKFPESFYELKKLKTLYIDENNGLENPKLPSLEFCDVE from the coding sequence ATGGAAAATAAGTATTTAGAAGATTTTTCGAGATGGATGAGAAATAAAGGACTAAGTGCAAAGATACCTTCAGATATTGATAAATTAAAAAACCTATCTATACTGGACTTAACAAAGTCAAAACTTCATGAACTTCCTGAGTCTATATGTTACTTAGAAAACCTTAGTGTTTTAAAACTATCAGGTAACAGACTTACAAAACTTCCATCAAATATAGGGAACCTTAAAAACCTAAGAAACCTTCAATGTGAGAACAACCTTTTAGAGGAACTTCCGGCAAGTATAGGTGATCTTGATTCTCTGGTTATTTTAAATCTAAACGGAAATAGACTAACACAACTACCTGATGAGTTTTATAAGCTTACGAAACTGACACGTTTGACAATAGCTGCAAACTCTATAGAATCTCTTTCAGACAAACTAGGTAACCTGACACACCTGCTCTACTTTTCACTTGATACAAATGAGTTAAAAGAGTTACCAGATGCATTTGATAAAATGGCTTCATTATATTATTTAGACCTGTCATATAACCATTTTACGTATCTTCCTAAATCTATAGGAGAGATAGATGAGCTTGAAACACTTTTACTAGAGGGTAACCATATAAAAGACCTGCCATCTTTAGAATCTCACGATATGCTTATAAAACTAAACCTAAACGATAATCATCTAAGTAAGATAGATTTTGACCTTAGCAAGTTAGAAGACTTACAGCTTTTAAGTCTTGACAACAATAATATAGAATACCTACCTGAGAGTGTATGTAAACTAGCTAAGCTAAACTGTCTAAGTATAAGCGCTAATAACTTAAAAGAGCTGCCTGAGTGTATAGGAAAGTTAGAGAATCTTCTTGAGCTTGATATAGATGAGAATGAGATAGAAAAATTCCCTGAATCTTTTTATGAACTTAAAAAGCTAAAAACGCTTTATATAGATGAAAACAATGGTCTAGAAAATCCTAAACTACCTTCATTAGAGTTTTGTGACGTAGAATAG